In the genome of Cellvibrio sp. KY-YJ-3, one region contains:
- the ccmB gene encoding heme exporter protein CcmB, with amino-acid sequence MANPTLKNDRGGFSLLAGFVANFRRDLLVAARHKSELANPLVFFLIAITLIPLGVSPEKSVLALLAPGIVWVMALLATLLSLDGLFRSDYDDGSLEQMLISPQSLYFAVMAKVLVHWLVSGLPVTLLAPVLALMLSLPAEGFWALFTSLLLGTASMSLIGAVGAALTVSLRKGGLLLSLIVMPLYIPVLIFGASAVQSAVQGSAIGMQLAILGAFLALAIVLAPIAAMGALRISANG; translated from the coding sequence ATGGCTAATCCGACATTAAAAAATGATCGTGGGGGATTCTCGTTGTTGGCTGGTTTTGTTGCTAATTTTCGACGTGACTTGTTAGTTGCCGCGCGCCACAAATCCGAATTGGCGAATCCGCTGGTATTTTTCCTGATTGCGATCACCTTGATTCCCTTGGGCGTTAGCCCGGAAAAATCAGTGTTGGCACTTTTGGCCCCAGGTATTGTGTGGGTAATGGCGCTGTTGGCAACACTCTTATCGCTCGATGGTTTATTTCGCAGTGACTATGACGACGGCTCACTTGAGCAAATGTTAATCAGCCCGCAATCACTCTATTTTGCGGTAATGGCCAAGGTGCTGGTGCATTGGTTAGTATCCGGCTTACCAGTCACATTGTTGGCACCAGTTCTGGCGCTTATGCTGAGCCTGCCTGCGGAAGGTTTTTGGGCACTGTTCACTTCACTGTTACTTGGCACCGCATCCATGAGTTTAATTGGCGCAGTAGGGGCAGCACTCACAGTTTCACTGCGTAAAGGTGGGTTATTGTTGTCGCTTATCGTCATGCCCCTGTATATTCCGGTTCTCATTTTTGGTGCAAGTGCTGTGCAAAGCGCGGTGCAGGGCAGTGCAATCGGTATGCAATTGGCAATTCTGGGGGCTTTTTTAGCCTTGGCGATTGTTTTGGCACCTATAGCGGCAATGGGCGCGTTGCGCATCAGCGCCAACGGTTAA
- the ccmD gene encoding heme exporter protein CcmD codes for MKFQFESLADFMAMSGHGPYVWASYAITFIALIFLVVNPVLQQKKLIKQQQKLRKLAQSAPAQHQ; via the coding sequence ATGAAATTCCAATTTGAATCACTGGCAGACTTTATGGCAATGAGCGGTCACGGTCCTTATGTATGGGCTTCTTATGCGATCACCTTTATTGCCCTGATCTTTTTAGTAGTGAATCCGGTACTACAGCAAAAGAAACTGATAAAACAACAACAGAAATTACGCAAGCTAGCCCAAAGTGCGCCCGCACAACACCAATAG
- a CDS encoding DsbE family thiol:disulfide interchange protein produces the protein MNKQRLFLFIPLLVFVVLAIFFWRGLSLDPNAMPSALLNKPVPVFELPVLPAPENPSGLVTANQELLKGRVSLLNVWATWCVTCRQEHEFLNTLKAQGIPIYGINYKDNNDDAQNWLAELHNPYVFSVIDADGRLGLNLGVFGAPETYIIDKQGVIRYKHIGDVNAAVWENTIKPIFNSLQ, from the coding sequence ATGAATAAGCAGCGGTTATTTTTATTTATACCTCTGTTGGTATTTGTTGTGCTCGCTATTTTTTTCTGGCGCGGCTTGTCTCTTGACCCCAACGCCATGCCTTCGGCGTTGCTAAATAAACCTGTTCCTGTTTTCGAGCTACCTGTATTGCCGGCACCGGAGAATCCCTCCGGTCTGGTCACCGCCAATCAGGAATTATTGAAGGGCAGGGTAAGCTTGTTAAATGTGTGGGCGACCTGGTGTGTCACCTGCAGACAGGAGCATGAATTTTTAAACACCTTAAAAGCACAAGGCATTCCTATCTACGGTATAAATTACAAAGATAACAATGATGACGCGCAGAATTGGTTAGCCGAGCTACACAATCCATACGTGTTTAGTGTGATCGACGCCGATGGTCGCCTGGGATTAAATTTAGGCGTATTTGGCGCACCGGAAACTTACATTATCGATAAACAAGGTGTGATTCGTTATAAGCACATTGGGGATGTGAATGCCGCTGTTTGGGAAAACACCATCAAGCCCATCTTTAATAGTTTGCAATAA
- the ccmI gene encoding c-type cytochrome biogenesis protein CcmI, with protein sequence MTALWGGAVALCIIATLFIFWPVWRYRSQNSITAAVNVEERLAENVRLFHEHVAELESQLASGRIDSAQFAQLKLEQERALLDDEANIRAAQQTRQLNVGGITFAVVALAALLAAYGLYRELGSSADVEIRMAQAEKQHLDMLDYQAGRNPDPVRTREMIHLIEARLADNPDQLQYWFFLARMYMDISDFTNATNAYLQVLERDKESSMVMAEAAQAMFLRDGSKVNPAIVDLVQKALKLDPDNTMALGLAGIDAFGKQDYLGAIKYWGRVVNLSGPDSAGGQALTAGIERAAGLFFANGGTQEQLDAARNGRQIAVNVSLANDVKVQPDQLVFVYARAWQGAKMPLAIARFKVSELPKRVLLTEAMAMTDAMTLATVDSVELVARVSQDGTATAKAGDWQGSIGPVDAAAAPADLQITISEQVAP encoded by the coding sequence ATGACCGCTCTGTGGGGAGGCGCTGTTGCGCTGTGTATTATCGCTACGTTATTTATTTTTTGGCCGGTTTGGCGCTACAGGTCGCAAAATTCCATAACTGCAGCAGTTAATGTGGAAGAGCGACTTGCTGAAAATGTGCGTTTATTTCACGAGCATGTGGCCGAACTGGAGTCGCAACTTGCTTCCGGTCGAATTGATTCCGCACAGTTTGCCCAACTGAAGCTCGAACAAGAGCGAGCACTGCTGGATGATGAAGCTAATATTCGTGCAGCACAGCAAACGCGCCAACTTAACGTTGGTGGTATTACCTTTGCGGTGGTAGCACTTGCGGCATTGCTTGCCGCTTATGGTTTATATCGCGAGCTGGGCAGTAGTGCCGATGTCGAGATACGAATGGCGCAAGCCGAAAAACAGCATCTTGATATGCTGGACTATCAAGCGGGGCGAAATCCTGACCCGGTGCGTACCCGTGAGATGATCCACTTAATTGAGGCTCGTCTGGCCGATAACCCGGATCAGCTTCAATACTGGTTTTTTCTCGCCCGGATGTACATGGACATAAGCGATTTTACCAACGCAACCAATGCCTATTTGCAAGTGTTAGAGCGAGATAAAGAGTCATCAATGGTGATGGCTGAGGCAGCTCAGGCAATGTTTCTGCGCGATGGGAGCAAAGTCAACCCGGCAATTGTTGATTTAGTACAAAAAGCCTTAAAGCTAGACCCTGATAACACTATGGCGTTGGGCTTGGCAGGTATAGACGCTTTCGGAAAGCAAGACTATCTAGGTGCCATTAAATATTGGGGGCGGGTGGTTAATCTAAGTGGCCCGGACTCCGCTGGTGGTCAGGCGCTTACCGCAGGCATAGAGCGAGCTGCCGGGCTGTTTTTTGCCAACGGCGGTACTCAGGAACAATTGGATGCAGCGCGCAACGGGCGGCAAATCGCGGTTAATGTTTCACTGGCGAACGATGTGAAGGTTCAACCCGACCAGTTGGTTTTTGTTTATGCACGAGCGTGGCAGGGGGCCAAAATGCCTTTGGCGATTGCCCGTTTCAAAGTATCTGAATTACCCAAGCGCGTATTGCTAACTGAAGCAATGGCAATGACCGATGCTATGACACTCGCCACAGTTGATAGTGTTGAATTAGTGGCGAGGGTATCACAGGATGGTACAGCAACCGCGAAAGCGGGTGATTGGCAAGGCAGTATCGGCCCCGTGGATGCGGCTGCTGCGCCGGCAGATTTGCAAATAACCATCAGTGAGCAAGTCGCTCCCTAG
- the ccmA gene encoding cytochrome c biogenesis heme-transporting ATPase CcmA produces the protein MTDLLTPLLELHDLSCERDERCLFTGLNIRFAAGDLVQIGGPNGAGKTTLLRAIAGISQDYEGEIRYSGQPLATARWEFVRDSLYLGHLAGIKKALSPAENLSWYLAQTGDSSDINQALTAVGLYGYEDTPCYQLSAGQLRRVALARLYLSQARIWILDEPFTAIDKPGVAQLEALIARQVTQGGLVILTSHQDLTLPQLRMINLQGYQPTASAFEPGGATANG, from the coding sequence ATGACTGATTTGCTAACCCCGCTGCTTGAATTGCACGACCTCAGTTGCGAGCGCGATGAACGCTGCTTATTTACTGGCCTTAACATCCGCTTTGCAGCGGGCGATTTAGTGCAAATCGGCGGCCCTAATGGTGCGGGTAAAACCACCTTGCTACGCGCCATTGCGGGTATCAGTCAGGATTATGAAGGTGAAATCCGCTATAGCGGGCAGCCACTCGCCACCGCGCGCTGGGAGTTCGTGCGCGACAGTCTTTATCTCGGTCATCTTGCCGGCATCAAAAAAGCCCTAAGCCCTGCAGAAAACCTCTCCTGGTATCTCGCTCAAACAGGTGATAGTAGTGACATCAATCAAGCGCTCACGGCTGTGGGTCTCTACGGTTACGAAGATACCCCTTGTTACCAGCTCTCCGCCGGACAATTACGCCGTGTGGCCTTGGCGCGTTTGTATTTAAGTCAGGCACGCATTTGGATTCTTGACGAACCTTTTACCGCTATCGATAAACCGGGTGTTGCCCAGTTGGAAGCGCTTATCGCACGCCAGGTAACGCAGGGTGGTTTGGTGATTTTGACCTCGCATCAGGATTTAACCTTGCCACAGCTGCGCATGATTAATTTGCAGGGTTACCAGCCAACAGCATCAGCGTTTGAGCCGGGTGGGGCAACTGCCAATGGCTAA
- the ccmE gene encoding cytochrome c maturation protein CcmE codes for MHPLRKQRLMIVIFIVVFSSIAVGLMAYALRENINLFYPPSKIAAGDVPHNKRIRAGGCVKPGSVQRASDSLQIQFVITDGTADVKVNFNGILPDLFAEGEAAVINGVVTDAGELDASEVLAKHDENYIPPEVAEAMKDKGEHQASCEGLKYAS; via the coding sequence ATGCATCCGCTTCGTAAACAACGTTTGATGATTGTGATTTTTATTGTGGTGTTTTCCAGCATCGCCGTGGGCCTTATGGCTTACGCGCTGCGTGAAAACATCAACCTGTTTTACCCGCCCAGCAAAATTGCCGCGGGTGATGTTCCACACAATAAACGTATTCGGGCGGGTGGTTGCGTTAAACCAGGCAGCGTCCAACGCGCCAGTGACTCGCTGCAAATCCAATTTGTGATTACAGACGGCACCGCTGATGTAAAAGTTAATTTCAATGGAATATTGCCTGACTTGTTCGCCGAGGGGGAAGCTGCAGTAATCAATGGCGTTGTAACTGACGCTGGCGAGCTTGATGCCAGTGAAGTGCTAGCCAAACACGATGAAAATTACATTCCACCTGAAGTGGCAGAAGCTATGAAAGATAAAGGCGAGCATCAAGCCAGTTGCGAGGGTCTAAAATATGCCTCTTGA
- a CDS encoding flagellar hook-length control protein FliK, with product MTVGQSLLLQLTANQRIQILEPIAHEQLNKVISLITSLQSEGKALPASLLDVLRSVQQGSAQEQLAMKAQNAISESLRQLLPVKDRGQDLLEALPKLTQFVQQMPPASRGEWLSSELQGALKTVANHIRLTDQLTNPKLLETTLNNNGQRFEQKLAQALGLVMATANATVQPADKQIPVTTAAQAGLGASASASDKNQLANKLLTAGATNLLAAGVVANGSKTPVINLDKIIAQDLKGALLGVLHQLERELVASSAAALVPISETGKLNLAGALPQLLAFMMQKQPAELNQKQLRAQLVMLMHQYTLGSLAKIQLQQIHTLSHQLTQTDQPQPTQSWQMEIPVRQGQDVHPLTIQLEQKWVEDSEESTEKEAKRVRQWNVMLGFDLPAVGKLYAQLALLNERLSVKFWAEQEKTLQQAQARLDTFKAQLEKEGIQIAQLQCVPGLPPTPKMSVNYSLVDIKT from the coding sequence GTGACTGTTGGGCAATCACTCCTGCTGCAGTTAACGGCGAACCAACGCATACAAATACTGGAGCCTATTGCCCACGAGCAGTTGAACAAGGTGATTAGCTTAATTACATCCTTACAGAGCGAAGGAAAAGCTCTACCAGCATCGCTGTTAGACGTATTGCGCAGTGTGCAACAAGGCAGCGCGCAAGAGCAGCTGGCGATGAAGGCGCAAAACGCTATCAGTGAAAGCCTACGCCAGCTACTGCCCGTTAAAGACCGAGGTCAGGATTTACTGGAGGCCCTGCCGAAACTCACCCAATTTGTGCAGCAAATGCCGCCAGCGTCGCGTGGGGAATGGTTGTCGAGCGAGTTACAGGGTGCCTTGAAAACCGTCGCCAACCATATTCGCCTCACCGATCAATTAACCAATCCCAAACTGCTGGAAACGACGCTCAATAACAACGGCCAGCGTTTTGAACAGAAATTGGCGCAAGCACTTGGCCTTGTTATGGCGACCGCAAATGCCACAGTTCAGCCAGCTGACAAGCAAATCCCAGTAACTACGGCTGCTCAGGCAGGTCTTGGTGCCAGCGCATCAGCTTCTGATAAAAACCAATTGGCGAACAAGCTTTTGACTGCTGGCGCAACTAACCTTCTCGCTGCTGGAGTTGTAGCAAACGGCTCAAAAACGCCAGTCATCAATCTGGATAAAATCATTGCGCAGGATTTAAAAGGTGCGTTGCTGGGCGTGTTACATCAATTGGAACGAGAACTTGTCGCCAGCTCAGCTGCCGCACTGGTTCCTATCAGTGAAACCGGCAAATTGAATCTGGCTGGCGCCCTACCCCAATTGCTTGCCTTTATGATGCAAAAACAACCAGCAGAATTGAACCAAAAACAATTGCGCGCCCAGCTAGTGATGTTAATGCACCAGTACACCCTCGGCAGCCTGGCAAAAATCCAGCTGCAGCAAATTCACACCCTCAGCCACCAACTGACACAAACCGACCAGCCACAACCCACCCAATCCTGGCAGATGGAAATTCCCGTTCGCCAAGGACAAGACGTCCACCCCTTAACTATTCAGCTTGAACAAAAGTGGGTTGAAGATTCTGAAGAGTCCACCGAGAAGGAAGCAAAACGCGTACGGCAATGGAATGTCATGTTGGGATTTGATTTGCCAGCGGTAGGAAAGCTTTATGCGCAGCTCGCATTACTCAACGAACGGCTCAGCGTAAAATTTTGGGCAGAACAAGAAAAAACGTTACAGCAAGCACAGGCACGGCTCGATACTTTCAAAGCGCAATTGGAAAAAGAAGGCATTCAAATCGCACAATTGCAATGTGTACCCGGCTTGCCGCCCACACCCAAAATGTCGGTAAATTATTCGTTAGTTGATATAAAAACCTGA
- a CDS encoding DUF2878 domain-containing protein, whose amino-acid sequence MKRSLVLTATNIFLFQVGWLVCILCGSQWALLYTAGALCLHFFLSTQRLGDLVAVMLCLAIGLAHDLILIRTGQINFVESPLWPPLWLVCLWILMGITLNHSLRWVYERPYWAAALGAISGPLSYLAGVKLSSAQWSSPLTEVVPIIAFLWLLVLPLHRFLSVRIKPYVPH is encoded by the coding sequence ATGAAACGCAGTCTGGTATTGACCGCAACTAACATTTTCTTGTTTCAGGTGGGGTGGCTAGTTTGCATTTTATGCGGCAGCCAATGGGCATTGTTATACACCGCAGGGGCGCTCTGTTTGCATTTTTTCTTGTCGACGCAGCGCCTTGGCGATTTGGTGGCAGTGATGTTGTGCTTAGCGATTGGATTGGCGCACGACCTTATTTTGATCAGAACCGGTCAAATCAATTTTGTTGAATCTCCTCTCTGGCCGCCCTTGTGGTTGGTTTGTCTCTGGATTTTGATGGGGATTACACTCAATCACTCGTTGCGTTGGGTTTACGAGCGCCCCTATTGGGCTGCAGCTTTGGGGGCAATATCTGGCCCCTTGAGTTATTTAGCGGGTGTTAAGCTTTCTTCGGCACAATGGTCTAGCCCCTTAACCGAGGTTGTTCCTATAATAGCCTTCCTGTGGCTGCTCGTTCTGCCGTTGCATCGTTTTCTGAGTGTGAGGATTAAGCCTTATGTACCGCATTAA
- a CDS encoding cytochrome c-type biogenesis protein — MRSQLLRLGLYVGFLVFSSWSMAAIDVHEFDNEVDRKRYQSFIDEMRCPKCQNQNLSGSDSPIAMDLRRELYLMIEDGKSDKEIVDFMVERYGEFILYRPRVTSSTLLLWGAPIFLLIAGIILLLLIVRKRRSIDLTASGSSLSPEERERLAGLLGSRRNKDSVAKQENKQ; from the coding sequence ATGCGATCACAATTATTAAGGCTAGGTCTGTATGTCGGATTTTTAGTGTTTTCGTCGTGGAGTATGGCGGCAATTGATGTGCATGAATTCGACAATGAGGTTGATCGCAAACGCTATCAAAGTTTTATTGATGAAATGCGCTGCCCTAAATGCCAGAACCAAAATCTTTCCGGTTCGGATTCACCAATAGCCATGGATTTGCGTCGGGAGCTTTATCTAATGATAGAGGACGGAAAGTCAGACAAAGAGATCGTGGATTTCATGGTGGAGCGTTATGGCGAATTTATCCTTTATCGACCACGAGTTACGTCGTCCACTCTATTGCTGTGGGGGGCACCAATATTTTTGCTGATTGCAGGCATCATCTTATTGCTACTCATTGTGCGCAAACGCCGTTCGATTGACTTGACGGCCAGTGGGTCAAGTTTGTCTCCCGAGGAGCGAGAGCGCCTTGCTGGGCTATTGGGCAGCAGGCGAAATAAAGATTCAGTTGCCAAGCAGGAGAACAAGCAATGA
- a CDS encoding heme ABC transporter permease: protein MAWQWFHRLGSPRWFYEKTTSWLPWLAVISIALLLTGAVWGLAFAPADYKQGNSYRIIYIHVPAAFLALAGYYIMALSGAVGLIWKMKLPFMVMKSAAPIGAVLTFISLVTGSIWGKPTWGTWWEWDARITSMLILFFLYLGMIALQQAFQHRDTADKASAVLALVGMVNIPIIYKSVDWWNTLHQPATIKFTSKSSIDPSMLYPLLTMVIGFYCFYALVLLLNTRLEVLRRESKTQWVSDLLNNIKPESK from the coding sequence ATGGCATGGCAATGGTTTCATCGTTTAGGTTCACCGCGCTGGTTTTATGAAAAAACCACTTCCTGGCTGCCATGGTTGGCGGTAATTAGCATTGCGTTACTCCTGACTGGCGCAGTATGGGGTTTGGCTTTTGCGCCCGCAGATTACAAGCAGGGCAATAGCTATCGCATCATCTATATCCATGTTCCTGCCGCATTTTTGGCACTGGCGGGTTATTACATCATGGCGCTGTCAGGTGCAGTGGGTCTGATCTGGAAAATGAAATTGCCCTTTATGGTGATGAAATCTGCTGCCCCCATAGGCGCAGTACTCACATTCATTTCTTTGGTCACAGGATCAATTTGGGGTAAGCCTACCTGGGGAACCTGGTGGGAGTGGGATGCGCGCATCACTTCCATGTTAATTCTGTTTTTTCTCTACCTGGGCATGATTGCCCTACAGCAGGCTTTCCAACATCGTGATACCGCCGATAAAGCCAGTGCGGTCTTAGCGCTGGTGGGCATGGTGAACATTCCGATCATTTATAAATCGGTGGATTGGTGGAACACCTTGCACCAACCAGCAACTATTAAATTCACCAGCAAATCCTCTATCGATCCATCCATGCTCTATCCCTTGCTGACAATGGTGATTGGTTTTTATTGTTTTTATGCCTTGGTATTACTCCTTAATACGCGCCTTGAAGTGTTGCGTCGTGAAAGTAAAACCCAATGGGTTAGTGATTTACTGAACAATATCAAACCGGAGTCCAAATAA
- a CDS encoding heme lyase CcmF/NrfE family subunit, with protein MPLDFVQLAPELGQFALILSLCLSTALFFLPLIGAHYGSHLLMRSGPSLATGFFFFVAFAFFCLTYSFIHDDFSVRYVATNSNSLLPIQYKISAVWGGHEGSLLLWILMLAGWTLAVAVFSRSLPLDMQARVLSVMGFVAIGFLSFILFTSNPFDRILPMPPQDGSDLNPLLQDIGLIIHPPVLYMGYVGFSVCFAFAIAALLTGRLDSAWARWSRPWATMAWGFLSVGIALGSWWAYYELGWGGWWFWDPVENASFLPWLIGTALIHSLAVTEKRSLFKSWTILLAIFTFSLSLLGTFLVRSGVLTSVHAFANDPERGVFILGFLLLVVGGSLTLYALRAPVVKGSTGFGLFARETLLLGNNILLTIIMIMVLIGTLYPLIADALNLGKISVGPPYFNVFFLPLMGLLCLLMAFGPLANWKRTSGKQFLSLLWKPWVISLIFALLFPLFYRDTYEPLAALTVFVASWVFTALIADTLYRIRNGSTLVNGLKKLSLSYYAMVIAHAGIAVTVTGVGLTSIYTEERDIRMEVGQHVQVVEYEFVLNKLVKVEGPNYIADEAQISVFKDGQFLREMKPQKRRYLASGSTMTEVALDVGFFRDLYIAMGEPLTETAWAMRVHLKPFVRWIWLGALMMALGAVLAVADKRYRKAVKQEIQVDLPTGKLLNE; from the coding sequence ATGCCTCTTGATTTTGTCCAACTGGCGCCCGAGTTAGGGCAATTCGCCTTAATTTTGTCGCTTTGCCTGAGTACGGCGTTATTTTTCTTACCATTAATCGGCGCGCACTATGGCAGTCATCTGCTCATGCGTTCCGGCCCGTCATTGGCAACGGGCTTCTTTTTTTTCGTCGCCTTTGCTTTTTTTTGCTTGACCTATTCTTTTATTCACGACGATTTTTCTGTTCGCTATGTAGCGACTAACTCCAACTCCCTGTTGCCGATTCAATACAAAATCAGCGCTGTGTGGGGGGGACATGAAGGCTCACTGTTGTTATGGATTTTAATGTTGGCTGGTTGGACGTTAGCTGTTGCAGTTTTCAGTCGCTCATTGCCACTGGACATGCAGGCGCGAGTGTTATCGGTGATGGGTTTTGTGGCGATTGGATTCCTCTCCTTTATTTTGTTTACCTCCAATCCGTTTGATCGCATTTTGCCTATGCCGCCACAAGACGGCAGTGATCTCAATCCGTTATTGCAAGATATTGGCCTTATTATTCATCCACCTGTTTTGTATATGGGTTATGTGGGGTTCAGCGTTTGTTTTGCATTTGCGATCGCAGCATTACTGACAGGCCGGCTGGATAGCGCCTGGGCTCGCTGGTCGCGCCCTTGGGCAACAATGGCTTGGGGTTTTCTGTCGGTGGGCATCGCTTTGGGGAGCTGGTGGGCTTATTACGAATTGGGTTGGGGTGGCTGGTGGTTCTGGGACCCAGTGGAAAATGCTTCTTTCTTGCCTTGGCTAATTGGTACCGCATTAATTCACTCATTGGCCGTTACAGAAAAACGTAGCTTATTCAAAAGCTGGACAATTCTGCTCGCCATTTTCACCTTTTCATTGAGCTTGCTGGGAACCTTTCTGGTGCGTTCTGGCGTGTTAACGTCAGTTCATGCCTTTGCAAATGACCCGGAGCGCGGTGTATTTATTCTCGGGTTTTTATTACTGGTAGTTGGTGGCTCGCTTACCCTTTATGCCCTGCGTGCACCCGTAGTAAAAGGCTCAACCGGTTTTGGTTTATTTGCGCGCGAGACCCTGCTACTGGGCAACAACATTTTATTAACTATCATCATGATTATGGTGTTGATCGGAACTCTTTATCCATTAATTGCCGATGCCTTGAATCTGGGTAAAATTTCCGTCGGCCCGCCATACTTTAATGTGTTCTTTTTACCCTTGATGGGATTGCTGTGCCTGCTGATGGCATTTGGCCCCTTGGCTAATTGGAAGCGCACATCGGGCAAACAATTCCTTTCACTCCTGTGGAAACCATGGGTAATCAGTTTGATTTTTGCGCTTTTATTTCCGCTCTTTTATCGCGATACCTATGAGCCACTTGCTGCACTGACCGTATTTGTAGCTAGCTGGGTATTCACTGCACTTATTGCCGATACTCTCTATCGCATCCGCAATGGTTCAACGTTAGTTAATGGCCTAAAAAAATTAAGCCTCAGCTATTACGCGATGGTTATCGCGCATGCGGGAATTGCGGTCACTGTAACCGGTGTCGGCTTAACGAGTATTTATACCGAAGAGCGCGACATCCGGATGGAAGTTGGTCAGCACGTACAGGTTGTTGAGTACGAATTTGTATTGAATAAATTGGTAAAAGTGGAAGGCCCCAATTACATCGCCGATGAGGCGCAAATTTCTGTATTTAAGGATGGTCAGTTTTTACGTGAAATGAAACCGCAGAAGCGCCGCTATTTAGCATCGGGCAGCACCATGACAGAAGTGGCACTTGATGTAGGGTTCTTCCGCGATCTCTATATCGCGATGGGGGAGCCACTCACTGAAACTGCATGGGCGATGCGTGTCCACCTCAAGCCGTTTGTGCGTTGGATTTGGCTTGGTGCATTGATGATGGCCTTAGGGGCAGTGCTTGCCGTGGCCGACAAGCGCTACCGCAAAGCGGTTAAACAAGAGATCCAGGTTGATCTGCCCACAGGAAAATTACTCAATGAATAA
- a CDS encoding EscU/YscU/HrcU family type III secretion system export apparatus switch protein produces the protein MTETYSGTQLQKAVALYYDGKNAPHVSAKGTGAVAEQIINIANEHGVPLCDNAALVDLLVTLELGDEIPEALYIAVAYIIAFAYQLEGKVPDAWQN, from the coding sequence ATGACTGAAACCTATTCCGGCACGCAATTACAAAAGGCTGTCGCTCTGTATTACGACGGAAAAAATGCTCCCCATGTAAGCGCCAAAGGCACCGGTGCAGTGGCAGAGCAAATTATTAATATTGCCAACGAACATGGTGTGCCGCTGTGCGATAACGCAGCATTAGTCGATTTGCTGGTAACGCTGGAGTTAGGCGATGAAATTCCCGAGGCACTTTATATTGCCGTTGCCTACATCATCGCCTTCGCGTATCAATTGGAAGGAAAAGTGCCAGATGCTTGGCAAAACTAA